A stretch of DNA from Polyodon spathula isolate WHYD16114869_AA chromosome 4, ASM1765450v1, whole genome shotgun sequence:
ACAATGGGTGGCGCTAAAGTGCACTCTCTGGATGAAATGGTctagaacaggggtctccaatcctggtcctggagggctggtgtccctcctggtttttattccaactgtaccctaaattactgaAATggaccatttaaaataatttagagtactgttggaatgaaaacaaggAGGGAcagcggctctccaggaccaggattggagacccttGCTCTATaccagtgtttctcaaccctggtcctgggggccccctgttgtctgctggttttcattccaaccgagctctcaattacttaactagacgcTTCACTGAACTGATCAACACCAGACCTAGTATAACCAagcttttgcttttaattttgggggtgggggtgggggtttacATGTTCCAATTAGGCATTCAAACTCATCCTCGAAAAATCAATATTCAGCACAGTTTTAAACCCCAGTAGGGTTAAAGGACTACAAGCTTGCAGCTCAGACTACAGCAACTGGATGTACAGTCATGCCATCAAAGTTGTACCGACAAACCGCTcccttttagcatgacaatgcGCAGCAAGTCTAGATTAAAAAAAgtctgtgttcacactgggtctgtttagagggtttggtcaaCAATCGGTATGGTTCAGTACGGTTGGTTTGAAGTGTGAACTACAAAGTCTGCTTGGGGAAACGAACTGTACCGAGTCTATCTAAAGAGGTGGCCTTGGTCCGTTTGGCAAACGCACAAAGTCTGGTTCCCTTGCTAAATCTCAAATGTGAAAAATAGCtggactctgtccttttgcacTTAGGAAActaactatacaaggtaaccttcACCAAatcagaagtaaacattttgtgcGCAGTTTAGTTAATACTCTGAGGAAACATGTTGAGCAAGAATCTAAATGTCTCGTGGGGAACTACATTTGGGTTACCAGATCATCCCTGTTTAGGGCGATAATTTGTTATTTCTGTCTGAAACAGTAAAATTTACTTGTCccagttttgctattgtattcacatttgttttaaaagtaccaAACTGCATcgtgtgctcagcaagttaaccGCACAcatattaggttgtgttagcacaattccaaaacaaaacaaaaaatctcatGGAATACTGATTTGATAATTCTCATTATGTGCATATCACAGGTTTAACTGGCAAtagttacatacatttttttctaaatctggctttttgtacatttaacatgttttgatcaGATGGCGAAGAAAACActgagttgttatgatctgcaataaatgcaCCCAATGTTTAATTTCTAAATCATGATTGTGTTAtcatatactgttattttaacggcCTCAGTAAACTATAACACACATCCCTGTAaattttcactgtggaaatgaGGTAACCCTAAACTACATGAACAGTGCGAGAAATTGAAGCTCCAGAAAATCAAAGCCGAACTGGTCAAAGctcacaaaaataatcaaatatattcagtcttttatCAAATGACGTAGCTTAATGCCTATAGTAGAACAATCGTGCAGTACTGTGTAACTGAATACTGCACTACAGGCACTCAAAACATTTATtaatcaaaattaattaaaaagtgctcccccagtgctttctttcaCAGCAACATGTAAGAATCTAAAAGAAGTTATTACAAAAAACAGAGCTCTAAATCAATAGCTGagggatattgtaaacatccggttcaaaGACCATATAAACAaaccgagtgcacttgcaaactgcattgtgaacacaaacgaactcggtcctgaaaaaaGTTGGAAAAGGACCAAACAAATTAACTTTAGCTTCAGCTTCCATCTAAAAAAACTCGGTCCATTTGCTCGCAGATAAATGTGAACAGCAAAGCACATTGACACATTGTTCCAAactaaacagacccagtgtgaatgcagccaaAGGCTTCTCATAATAACCTGCTAAAGAGAATGCTCAGCGTCGCCTGCTCTTACACTTGAGGTAGGACGGTTCTTTCAGTGTTGCTTATTAAAAACCTTCACACAGGTGAAGTATCAATCTGTAGGGTCTTTATCCCTGCACAGGCGGGACAGATTCTTCTCCTTTTGGGACAACAGGCATTTTCGGGGGAGATCGGGGGCACTCTCCGTGTCAGAGGGACCCTCGGGGGACTCAAAGCTCGACACAAAGTGGGGCGGCTGGGAGTAGCCGAACTGCGCTTCAAAGAGGATGTTCTGGATCTGCAGCTTAGCGAACTGCTTGGCTCTCAAGTTGCTGACGAGCCGCAGCTCGTTGGCCACGTGCTTCCCAAAAATGTCATCCTCGTCATCGAAGTGCGGGGCCGGGAGAGGGGTGGTGGGCAGGGAGGCTGCCGTGTATGCCTGGACAGCCTCCTGGAGCAGCAGGCCCTCTCGAAACTTCTTGTGGGAGACCAGGTGATTGGGAGCTTTCCGTTTGCTGCTCATCACAGAGCTGGCCCCCAGGTCTGAGTCCTCTCTATAGGGCTTACTACCCTTGTCATCAACAGCATCCCCATTCTCTTCAGCCAGCTCCTGCAGAAACACAGTCAGGAGAGGAGGTCATAATGCAACAGTGGAACCTCAACGTGACAAACACAGAGGGAATGAAGTATGTTCATATTATATGTGTACTGTGttcataaagtatttaaatgCGACTAGAACTAGAAAATAGCTCAACAACTGTAGTGCAtatttccactgtacaaccgagccaGGCCGAGCCCTCACAGTGTggttaaggagagcctgggttgtttttccactgcagagccgagcagTGCTACTGACGTCATATGCAACAACAGaagttattaattaactcagtttgccaataGATGagcaaacaaatggtgttaaaaaatgaacaggcCAATGGGGcagctgtatctttttttttttttaatttagtcatctgcaattattattttttattattttcaccccaatttagtcatgtccaattatttaTAGGCTAAGCTCACCGCTATCAcctctgcgctgactcgggatGGCTCTATTTAACCTTGTGTGCTACCAGATCAAATAAAACACCAACACTGCTTGAAAGGTATTCGgtggcaaaaatgaccatgttcacATTCGTATATAGAACAGAAAACGATGCATAATGCAAAGGAAAACAATGCATAATGAggactgaaataaataaacacacactgtattgTCTAGGAACAGGAACTTGAACAGGGAATCTGATAGGGTTTATTTTACCCACAACATATGTATCTTGATCTGTCTATCTATAAACACATTATGAAGGAATATTAGAATATGAAAAACCCTGTATTTTGGCTGGGATTTTACCTGCTTCCTCTGTAGAGTCACTTCTCCTTGAAGACACAGTCTCCACGTGGTTTAGGCAGTGGGGGTGACACCCTAACAGGAGGAAACGTTTACCTTAGAATAGCTATACAATGGCACCGATGTTGAAAGAGACACTTACAAAGATGGTGGCCTTCCTGGGCACGACCTGTGCGCTGAGGAAGAGGTTCATGTGATCAAAGAAGGGCCACTGTGATTGGTACACTTCCCTGCTGTCCCCCGCCATCAGCCTCGACTTCTTCACCTTGGCCAGCTCTTTACTGTAGTAGGTCCTCAGATTCATCAGCTTCTTATTTACTTCGTTCACTGGAAACAAGAAGGGCAGCAGCAATATTTCACTGCCGTATATTTCATGACCAAGGCCGTTCCCAATATTcaatgttattaaattaatttgaaagcCAAGTCATCCACAGATATTAACCCTAACAGTGATCCATAAACTAAAGACATGTAACAAGCAAGCCGGTCACATCCCTCCCTCCTCCTagctgtgaattcaaaattaaaacCATCAGTTAGTGACATAATgatcaacagcatgtacagaacaGCACACACGAACTAACAAGGACACGcacaaatgcaagtgtgacatactGTCGGACGTATGAACATACGCAtgcctccatatatccccagaatctgatactcttgACAACTTACACCAAAAAaggttaataccaagtttcatggcCACATTATAagatgcagtgcctatagaaagtctacacccctttcaaaatgttcaccttttgttgccttatagcctggaattaaaatgcattaaaatagttttgtttgttttttttaatttatctacacatcctaccccacaatttccaagtgaaaaaaaaaaatcctagaaatttgtagaaaaacaattaaaaataaaaactgaaatagcttggctggataaatgtccaccctccttgtaatagcaatcctaaattagctcaggtgtaaccaatcgccttcaaaatcacaaaccaagttaagtggcctccacctgtgttaaactgtagtgattcacatgatttcagcagttcctgaaggttccctctgctggtagtgcatttcaaagcaaagactcaatcatgaacaccaaggtgctttcaaaagaagtccaggacaaacttgttgaaaggaacagatcaggggatgggtataaataaaatatcaaaggccttaaatatcccttagagcactgtcaagatgattattaagaagtggaaggtgtatggcaccaccaagaacctgcctagaccaggccatccctccaaactggatgaccgagcaagaaggagactgatcacagaggctaccaagaggccaatggcaaatttgcaagagctacaggcttttatggccaagactggtcaaagtgtgcatgtgacaacaatatcccaagcacttcacaaatctggcctgtatggtaggtggcaagaaggaagccatcactcaagaaagtccaccttgaatcctgtttgaagtatgaaaaaaaaaacactcaggaaattctgtagccatgtggaaaaaagttttgtggtctgacaaaactaaaatggcctaaa
This window harbors:
- the LOC121314267 gene encoding uncharacterized protein LOC121314267; the encoded protein is MAASVKVEFPWSKQRVHELIGLYEEEEVLWNVKCKDYHNKNQRQAALERLAVKLNVPVNEVNKKLMNLRTYYSKELAKVKKSRLMAGDSREVYQSQWPFFDHMNLFLSAQVVPRKATIFELAEENGDAVDDKGSKPYREDSDLGASSVMSSKRKAPNHLVSHKKFREGLLLQEAVQAYTAASLPTTPLPAPHFDDEDDIFGKHVANELRLVSNLRAKQFAKLQIQNILFEAQFGYSQPPHFVSSFESPEGPSDTESAPDLPRKCLLSQKEKNLSRLCRDKDPTD